A genome region from Salvia splendens isolate huo1 chromosome 19, SspV2, whole genome shotgun sequence includes the following:
- the LOC121780128 gene encoding protein SRC2-like encodes MGYRKFQITLVSAENLPNVRSFGQMKVYAEVSINGDPKTSKRTTVNTDGETNPRWNFSLDYTIEEASLKNLGLVVVVKLYCERTLGDRYIGEVKISVKGLFDSGSRSENELSYNVAGAGDGKLNILYSFGSMFEAPKSSVWKKVLEVGLAVMIEGVVFLLTGDIGDL; translated from the coding sequence ATGGGGTACAGAAAATTCCAAATAACCCTTGTTTCGGCCGAAAATCTTCCAAACGTCCGTAGCTTCGGGCAGATGAAAGTCTACGCCGAGGTGTCCATCAACGGAGATCCCAAAACAAGCAAGCGAACCACTGTGAACACGGACGGAGAGACAAACCCTAGATGGAACTTCTCTCTCGATTACACGATTGAGGAGGCCTCTCTCAAGAATCTGGGATTGGTGGTTGTGGTGAAGCTCTACTGTGAGAGGACTCTGGGAGACAGGTATATCGGTGAGGTCAAGATATCGGTCAAGGGTCTCTTTGACTCCGGATCTAGGTCTGAGAATGAGCTGAGCTACAATGTGGCTGGGGCCGGGGATGGGAAGCTTAACATTTTGTATAGTTTTGGAAGCATGTTTGAGGCGCCGAAGTCCTCGGTTTGGAAGAAGGTGCTCGAGGTTGGGCTCGCGGTGATGATAGAAGGGGTGGTGTTCCTCTTGACCGGAGACATCGGTGATTTGTAA